DNA from Deferribacter autotrophicus:
ATTGGGAAAAAGAAGCTGAAAACTTTGCAATAAACAGAGGTAGGAGAACAGCAAGAGTGGCAAAGCAGTTTGCCATCTACCAAAAAATTTTTAGATAAAAAAAAGTTACTACAATTCCCTTATAAGAGTATAAAACCACTTATAACTTTTCAGTTTTGCATCAGTAATCTGTTCTAACGTCAAACCTAAATTATTTTCAATCTCAGTTATGTCTTCTTCTTTATCACTTTGTTCGACAATTTTTAAGAGCTCACCTATAAACCCTTCATAATGTAAAACACCACGTTTTATCTCTTCTGAAACAGAAATTTCATTCAACAACCTCTCTTTAGGCATAGAAAAAAGAACATCTATATTTGAAAGTAAGCCAGCTAAAAAAGCGCTATCGCAATCACTTCTCTTAAGGTAATCGCTACATAAGATTTCCATTGTTTTTGCCTTTACAGCCACCATCTGAAAAAGAGGTGAATCAAGTCCAAAGTTATTTTTACTAACATAACTTAGCATTATCAACCAGTTTAAAAGTTTTTTCATACCTATTAGACTTATCGCATGCTGAATAGATTTTACTTCATTTCTTAAATAAAAAGCTGCAGAATTAATAAACTTTAATAAATTTACACTAAGATCTGGATACAAATTGAATGTATCTACAATTTTTTTTATATTCGAATCTCTATTAATCAAGTTAATTAATCTAAGAATTCCCATTCTCTGTGGGTCAATTTTTCTTGCTTCCAAAGTCTCAGGTTTTTCAAAGTAAAACCCTTGAAAATAATCATAACCAAGGAATTTACAGAGTTCGTATTGTTCTCTATTTTCCACCTTTTCTGCCAAAAGAAAGCAGTTTGTTTTCTTTAAATATTTTGTATTCCTTATTATTTCTTCTTCACTAATATTTAAAAGATCCACTTTAATAATATCAATAAAAGGCTCCACATTTTTCAAAGCATTAATATTGAATTGTTTAAAAATAAAATCATCTAAAGCAAATAGATATCCATTCGACCTTAAGTCCTCTAATCTTTCAAT
Protein-coding regions in this window:
- a CDS encoding EAL and HDOD domain-containing protein, with amino-acid sequence MDLNKTFIGRQPILDENSKLVGYELLFRKSGDATKAEINDPFTAIIETLVNALDYFGIDVLVGNGYGFINVNKRVLMSPIIELLPSKRFILEILEDVTIDKELIERLEDLRSNGYLFALDDFIFKQFNINALKNVEPFIDIIKVDLLNISEEEIIRNTKYLKKTNCFLLAEKVENREQYELCKFLGYDYFQGFYFEKPETLEARKIDPQRMGILRLINLINRDSNIKKIVDTFNLYPDLSVNLLKFINSAAFYLRNEVKSIQHAISLIGMKKLLNWLIMLSYVSKNNFGLDSPLFQMVAVKAKTMEILCSDYLKRSDCDSAFLAGLLSNIDVLFSMPKERLLNEISVSEEIKRGVLHYEGFIGELLKIVEQSDKEEDITEIENNLGLTLEQITDAKLKSYKWFYTLIREL